From Pogoniulus pusillus isolate bPogPus1 chromosome 5, bPogPus1.pri, whole genome shotgun sequence, the proteins below share one genomic window:
- the POGLUT2 gene encoding protein O-glucosyltransferase 2 isoform X5: protein MDAILLSLTRKVKMPDAEFFVNLGDWPLEKKKSPENLHPIFSWCGSSESKDIVMPTYDLTDSVLETMGRVSLDMMSVQANTGPSWEDKNTTAFWRGRDSRKERLELVKLSRKYPEIIDAAFTNFFFFKHDESLYGPIVKHISFFDFFKYKYQINIDGTVAAYRLPYLLAGNSVVLKQDSIYYEHFYNELQPWKHYIPFKSDLSDLLEKLQWAKEHDEEAKNIAKAGQEFARNNLMGDHIFCYYFKLFQEYARLQVSEPKIREGMEKVQQPDDDLFPCTCHRKKAKDEL from the exons GTGAAAATGCCAGATGCAGAATTTTTTGTTAATTTGGGAGATTGGcctctggagaaaaagaagtcCCCAGAGAACCTGCACCCCATCTTCTCATGGTGTGGTTCCAGTGAGTCAAAAGACATTGTCATGCCAACATATGACTTAACAGACTCAGTTTTGGAGACTATGGGACG AGTCAGTCTGGATATGATGTCAGTTCAAGCAAATACTGGCCCATCATGGGAAGACAAGAATACCACAGCATTCTGGAGAGGACGTGACAGCCGCAAAGAGAGGCTTGAACTTGTAAAACTCAGCAGAAAATATCCAGAGATCATAGATGCTGCTTtcacaaacttttttttttttaaacatgatGAAAGTCTCTACGGCCCCATTGTCAAGCACATTTCATTTTTTGACTTTTTTAAG tatAAATATCAAATTAATATTGATGGCACAGTGGCAGCATACAGATTGCCCTATCTACTAGCAGGAAACAGTGTGGTGCTAAAGCAAGACTCCATCTACTATGAGCACTTTTATAATGAGCTGCaaccatggaaacattataTTCCATTTAAAAGTGACCTGAGTGATCTACTAGAAAAACTACagtgggcaaaagagcatgatGAAGAG GCAAAAAACATTGCAAAAGCTGGACAAGAATTTGCAAGAAACAATCTCATGGGAGACCATATTTTTTGTTACTATTTCAAACTTTTCCAG GAATATGCTCGCTTGCAAGTGAGTGAACCAAAAATCAGAGAGGGGATGGAGAAAGTACAGCAGCCTGATGATGACCTTTTCCCATGCACTTGTCACAGAAAAAAG GCCAAAGATGAACTCTGA